Proteins from one Mycolicibacter virginiensis genomic window:
- a CDS encoding molybdopterin-dependent oxidoreductase: MTTVDLPLSDSRGASTTHTSQCTLCEAHCGIRITVTDAKVSRIQGNPDDVFSHGYICPKATAMGGLHDDPDRLRTPMRRVGDAFEPVSWPEALTDIGTRLRRIRKVHGKQAVGMYLGNPAAHSSAAIYGLLLRAALMTPNFFSASSIDQMPHEFAAWKVFGSNVLIPITDIDRTQRLVILGANPAVSNGSLSVMPGAKRRIKAVRDRGGTVVVIDPRRTETAKLADAHVAVRPGGDLYLLLGMLHVLINENLCDTAAIARQSVGLPQLRRLVADASPEAVAARAGVDAQTIYALARDHAAADSAALYCRIGICHQETGTLVSWLVMVINAVTGNLDRAGGTMFSTPAADVPRVAKYIPAGYGAWTDRSGHYKSFRGELPAVVMADEILAAGEGQIKAMITCAGNPVSSIPQKGRLDQAMASLDLYVAIDMYVTETSRHADYILPPASPLEREDVGLLLPVFSVRNNIRYQHRTFEPPAGAKDDWEILSLLMLELLPTPIRTMVAPGRERLVAAINPLRMAAISLATGPYGWIRKGRKGISMRQLRDSAGGLDLGPLRPRLREVIATRDRKVQLAPDEFIAAAAALLDSPAGPESAYDLQLIGRRQLRSNNSWLHNVSSMTSGSNQCTLHMHPDDAKNRGLAEGDTVQVTSDIGKIEVPLHISDDMRPGTVSVPHGWGHRNTGWRHADSLPGANVNDLHDPARVDTFTGTAALNNTWVSVTATAIAVEDDALQR, from the coding sequence ATGACGACCGTCGATCTGCCCCTGTCGGATTCTCGGGGCGCGAGCACCACACATACCAGTCAGTGCACGCTGTGTGAGGCCCACTGCGGCATTCGGATCACAGTGACCGACGCCAAAGTCAGTCGTATTCAGGGCAACCCCGACGACGTCTTCTCACACGGATACATCTGTCCGAAGGCAACCGCGATGGGCGGATTGCACGACGATCCCGACCGCCTGCGTACGCCGATGCGGCGAGTCGGCGACGCCTTCGAACCGGTGAGCTGGCCAGAAGCCCTTACCGACATCGGCACCCGGCTGCGCCGGATCCGCAAAGTACACGGCAAACAGGCCGTGGGGATGTACCTCGGCAACCCCGCTGCGCACAGTTCCGCAGCGATCTACGGCCTGCTGCTGCGCGCGGCCCTGATGACTCCCAACTTCTTCTCCGCATCGAGCATCGATCAGATGCCGCACGAGTTCGCAGCCTGGAAAGTGTTCGGCTCCAACGTGCTGATCCCGATCACCGACATCGACCGAACACAGCGCCTGGTGATTCTCGGCGCCAATCCAGCCGTGTCCAATGGATCGCTGTCGGTCATGCCCGGGGCCAAACGACGCATCAAAGCAGTGCGCGATCGCGGCGGGACCGTCGTCGTGATCGACCCACGTCGCACCGAGACGGCAAAGCTGGCTGACGCACATGTCGCGGTGCGACCCGGTGGTGACCTCTATCTCCTGCTGGGCATGCTGCATGTCTTGATCAACGAAAACCTCTGCGACACAGCGGCGATTGCCCGCCAGTCGGTGGGCCTGCCCCAACTGCGCCGCTTGGTCGCCGACGCCAGCCCCGAGGCCGTCGCCGCACGCGCCGGCGTCGACGCCCAGACGATCTACGCCCTGGCCCGTGACCATGCGGCGGCGGATTCGGCGGCGCTCTACTGCCGGATCGGCATCTGCCATCAAGAAACCGGGACGCTGGTGAGCTGGCTGGTCATGGTCATCAATGCCGTCACCGGCAACCTGGACCGAGCCGGCGGCACCATGTTCTCCACCCCGGCGGCCGACGTACCACGTGTGGCGAAGTACATTCCGGCGGGCTACGGCGCGTGGACAGACCGGTCTGGGCACTACAAGTCGTTCCGGGGTGAACTTCCCGCGGTCGTCATGGCCGACGAGATCCTCGCCGCGGGCGAGGGCCAGATCAAGGCGATGATCACCTGCGCCGGGAACCCGGTGTCCTCGATCCCGCAAAAGGGGCGCCTGGACCAGGCCATGGCCTCGCTGGATCTGTACGTGGCGATAGACATGTACGTCACCGAGACCAGCCGCCACGCGGACTACATCTTGCCGCCGGCTTCACCGCTGGAACGCGAAGACGTCGGACTGCTACTCCCGGTCTTCAGCGTGCGCAACAACATTCGGTACCAGCATCGAACCTTCGAGCCACCGGCGGGCGCCAAAGACGACTGGGAGATCCTGAGCCTGCTGATGCTGGAGCTGCTTCCGACGCCGATACGCACGATGGTCGCACCGGGGCGTGAGCGCCTGGTCGCAGCGATTAATCCGCTGCGCATGGCCGCAATCTCCCTGGCGACCGGCCCTTACGGCTGGATCCGTAAAGGCCGTAAGGGCATATCGATGCGACAACTGCGCGACAGTGCCGGCGGACTGGACCTCGGTCCGCTGCGCCCCCGGCTACGGGAGGTGATCGCCACCCGCGATCGCAAGGTCCAGCTCGCGCCGGACGAGTTCATCGCGGCCGCAGCCGCTTTGCTCGACAGCCCAGCCGGCCCGGAAAGCGCCTACGACCTTCAGCTCATCGGACGACGCCAGTTGCGCAGCAACAACTCATGGCTGCACAACGTGTCGTCGATGACCAGCGGCTCCAACCAGTGCACGCTGCACATGCACCCCGACGACGCCAAGAACCGCGGACTTGCCGAGGGCGACACGGTGCAGGTCACCTCCGACATCGGCAAGATCGAAGTTCCGCTGCACATCAGCGACGACATGCGGCCCGGCACCGTCTCGGTCCCCCATGGCTGGGGGCACCGCAACACGGGCTGGCGCCACGCGGACTCCCTGCCCGGTGCCAACGTGAACGACCTACACGATCCGGCGCGGGTGGACACGTTCACCGGGACCGCTGCCCTCAACAACACCTGGGTTTCCGTTACTGCCACCGCAATTGCGGTCGAGGACGATGCGCTTCAGCGCTAA
- a CDS encoding PGRS repeat-containing protein, giving the protein MSARRVAAAGASVGALAAFGLAPAAHADFEDFMADLLDPAAWGAVFEPGYWDSSDSAWTLDLATLFNGDDVAGAAVGTDFADWFQNDVYLPLHAAMQDWIESPFGSMVNDFVNPLFAFGGACGLVCNGVDGTETNVDGGNGGWIFGDGGIGWSSTEDGVAGGAGGAGGWLGNGGAGGDSGAGADGGVGGAANWMGNGGAGGNGGAGLDGLHAGDGGNGGAGGRGGMLFSTNGDGGDGGNGGNSVGDGGTGGAGGNGGASGRAPGVYAVGGAGGNGGNGGNGGSADGVGSTGGLGGDGGNSSQASYWLSRDAGAGGNGGDGGATNGPDSVAGNGGDGGKGGIFVFGQGTFDGGPGGNGGNGGAASGDGSTAGDGGDGGRGGAGSAQGGGRDGGVGGNGGNGGAAIGVGSTAGNGGDGGLGGPGSALGSGRDGAVGGNGGNGGSADGVGSTAGNGGHGGSGGIGAAIGSGRDGGAGGNGGDGGKASGAGSIAGAGGNGGAGGVSSLLGSGRSGGDGGNGGAGGDGVDGGTASHGGAGGDGASTGLGSTGDGGNGGAGGNGGASDGGVGGAGGKGGEGNSTAGWARSGGGGGGGGGAGTGGQGGNGGDGGNGGGGMGIETGERPYGQGGTGGTGGSADGGIGGVGGNGGNGGNGPLGSPGGTGGHGGNGGQVGPNGNGAGGNGGNGGNGSLDPGGDGGNGGSDGTPGTPGTPGTDGASGPNPND; this is encoded by the coding sequence GTGTCGGCGCGACGGGTGGCCGCTGCAGGCGCGTCTGTTGGAGCTTTGGCCGCGTTCGGCTTGGCTCCGGCGGCGCACGCCGACTTCGAGGACTTCATGGCCGACCTGCTGGACCCGGCCGCGTGGGGTGCGGTATTCGAGCCCGGCTATTGGGACAGCTCGGACTCGGCTTGGACGCTCGACCTTGCGACGTTGTTCAATGGCGATGATGTAGCGGGTGCGGCTGTCGGTACTGACTTTGCCGACTGGTTCCAGAACGACGTCTATCTGCCACTGCACGCTGCGATGCAGGACTGGATTGAGAGTCCTTTCGGCTCAATGGTTAACGACTTCGTCAACCCGCTGTTCGCTTTCGGTGGCGCCTGCGGCCTGGTCTGCAACGGCGTTGATGGCACCGAGACCAATGTCGATGGCGGAAACGGGGGTTGGATCTTCGGTGACGGCGGAATCGGTTGGAGCAGTACCGAAGACGGCGTGGCCGGTGGCGCTGGCGGTGCCGGTGGCTGGCTGGGCAACGGCGGCGCGGGTGGCGATAGTGGTGCCGGGGCTGATGGCGGTGTCGGTGGTGCCGCCAACTGGATGGGCAACGGTGGCGCAGGCGGTAACGGTGGCGCGGGCCTCGATGGCCTCCATGCGGGTGACGGTGGCAACGGCGGCGCCGGTGGTCGTGGCGGAATGTTGTTCAGTACCAACGGCGACGGCGGTGACGGTGGCAATGGCGGCAACTCGGTCGGCGATGGTGGCACCGGTGGCGCCGGGGGTAACGGCGGCGCCAGCGGTCGCGCGCCGGGCGTGTATGCCGTCGGGGGCGCCGGCGGCAACGGCGGAAACGGTGGTAACGGCGGCAGCGCTGACGGAGTCGGCAGTACCGGCGGCCTTGGCGGTGACGGCGGCAACAGCAGTCAGGCCAGCTATTGGCTGAGTAGAGACGCCGGCGCTGGCGGCAATGGCGGAGACGGTGGTGCTACCAACGGCCCCGACAGTGTCGCTGGTAACGGCGGCGATGGCGGTAAGGGCGGCATCTTTGTCTTCGGCCAAGGAACCTTCGATGGCGGCCCCGGTGGCAACGGTGGCAATGGCGGTGCGGCTTCCGGTGATGGCAGCACCGCCGGTGATGGTGGTGACGGTGGTCGAGGTGGCGCCGGCAGCGCCCAGGGTGGTGGCCGCGATGGTGGTGTCGGGGGCAACGGTGGCAATGGCGGAGCGGCTATCGGTGTCGGCAGCACAGCCGGTAATGGTGGTGACGGTGGACTCGGCGGCCCCGGCAGCGCCTTGGGCAGCGGCCGTGATGGCGCGGTTGGTGGCAACGGTGGCAACGGTGGCTCTGCTGACGGTGTCGGCAGCACCGCGGGCAACGGTGGTCATGGTGGTAGCGGCGGTATCGGCGCCGCTATAGGCAGTGGTCGTGACGGCGGCGCGGGTGGCAATGGCGGCGATGGTGGTAAGGCCAGCGGCGCCGGCAGCATCGCCGGGGCCGGTGGCAACGGTGGCGCTGGCGGCGTAAGCAGCCTTCTGGGCAGCGGCCGCAGCGGTGGCGACGGCGGCAACGGTGGTGCTGGTGGTGATGGCGTCGACGGTGGGACTGCCAGCCACGGTGGTGCGGGCGGCGATGGCGCTAGCACCGGTCTGGGCTCTACCGGCGACGGCGGCAACGGTGGTGCAGGCGGCAACGGCGGCGCCAGTGACGGAGGCGTCGGCGGCGCGGGCGGCAAGGGTGGAGAAGGCAACAGCACCGCCGGCTGGGCACGTTCCGGTGGCGGCGGTGGTGGCGGCGGCGGTGCCGGCACCGGAGGCCAAGGTGGCAACGGCGGCGATGGCGGCAACGGCGGCGGTGGTATGGGAATTGAGACCGGCGAACGACCCTATGGCCAAGGCGGGACCGGCGGGACCGGCGGAAGCGCCGACGGCGGTATCGGCGGCGTCGGTGGCAACGGAGGCAACGGTGGCAACGGCCCGCTGGGTTCGCCCGGCGGCACTGGTGGCCACGGTGGAAACGGCGGCCAGGTCGGCCCCAACGGCAACGGTGCCGGCGGCAACGGTGGCAACGGTGGCAACGGCAGCCTGGACCCCGGCGGTGACGGTGGCAACGGCGGCTCCGACGGAACACCCGGAACACCCGGAACACCGGGCACCGACGGCGCATCCGGCCCGAACCCAAACGACTGA
- a CDS encoding TspO/MBR family protein translates to MGAISPKTQQPNSQHLAAFLVSIGLVIIVATLGGLASADAAADYGKLAQPSWAPPSYLFGPVWSALYLLMAVAAWLVWRADPRWTNPAIIAYGVQLVLNLLWSPLFFGLGWRGLALVDILMLDVAVAVTIAAFWKAQRSAALLLLPYFGWILFATALNYSVWSLNS, encoded by the coding sequence ATGGGCGCGATCTCGCCGAAAACGCAGCAGCCGAATTCCCAACACCTCGCCGCATTCCTGGTCTCGATTGGGCTCGTCATCATCGTCGCCACCCTCGGCGGGCTCGCCTCGGCCGATGCCGCGGCCGACTACGGGAAGCTCGCGCAACCGAGCTGGGCACCGCCGAGCTACCTGTTCGGTCCGGTGTGGAGTGCGCTTTATCTGCTGATGGCGGTCGCGGCCTGGCTCGTCTGGCGAGCGGACCCGCGGTGGACCAATCCCGCGATCATCGCCTACGGCGTGCAGCTGGTCTTGAACCTGTTGTGGTCGCCGTTGTTCTTCGGACTGGGTTGGCGGGGCCTGGCGTTGGTCGACATCCTGATGCTCGACGTCGCCGTGGCAGTCACCATCGCGGCGTTCTGGAAGGCGCAGCGCTCGGCGGCATTGCTGCTGCTGCCGTATTTCGGATGGATCCTGTTCGCCACCGCGCTGAACTACTCGGTGTGGTCACTGAACAGCTGA
- a CDS encoding pyridoxal-phosphate dependent enzyme, translating to MGLELVDTAPSFDAVLIALGGGALATGVGHIVKDFAPEVEVICIQPAGAPAMTCSWQQRRVVTTDSTDTMADAVAGRFPIPDVLADLLLVANDAILVQEASIIAGMRMHHRVWQQRRSGRLRTVGSRGLLGMSGSSPEVLLTFWHGFGADQLRDGHRFKTCKRDRGQRVGRR from the coding sequence ATCGGCCTGGAACTGGTTGACACCGCACCGTCTTTCGACGCCGTCCTGATTGCTCTCGGCGGCGGGGCGCTGGCCACCGGTGTGGGCCACATCGTGAAGGATTTCGCACCCGAGGTCGAGGTGATCTGCATTCAGCCGGCTGGCGCACCGGCGATGACTTGTTCGTGGCAGCAACGCCGCGTCGTGACCACCGACTCGACCGATACGATGGCCGACGCCGTTGCCGGTCGCTTTCCGATCCCAGATGTTCTGGCGGATCTGCTCCTGGTCGCCAATGACGCGATCCTGGTCCAGGAGGCTTCGATCATCGCCGGGATGCGGATGCACCATCGTGTGTGGCAACAACGTCGATCTGGACGCCTACGGACAGTGGGTTCGCGCGGCCTCCTTGGGATGAGTGGCAGCAGCCCAGAAGTGCTGTTAACTTTCTGGCATGGGTTCGGTGCCGATCAACTCCGCGACGGTCACAGGTTCAAAACCTGTAAGCGCGACAGAGGTCAAAGGGTAGGGCGACGGTAA
- a CDS encoding TIGR03857 family LLM class F420-dependent oxidoreductase yields the protein MNRTAPLVTGPSSAAGTDIQLNELGYYAVTRHPADARVVLPEAREADALGLGSCHIGERFTVKDPAVLSGAVAGCSSSLGIAPSTNHHTRHPTVTATVGSTMHALTEGRFAMAFGRGMAGYWPAIGLPVVTAARLRDFFSILRRLWAGETIFNHDGPAGKWPMLRHANGLGEGPPIGLVAVGPKTMELAGEIADFVVLHTFFSDDATAASVAAVRRGAERAGRDPDSIRIWACLATVCDSLSQDDQLRRGVGRLATYLQAYPDVLVSANGWDPQVWERIRQSDLFTDAATAGPIDASASYETLQRIAELIPAEWLAAVAAGSARDCASTIARQFDLGVHSVIMHGASPHELAPVVQAYRANRPTLHRAVTANPGRFA from the coding sequence ATGAATCGCACCGCACCGCTGGTCACCGGCCCGTCGAGCGCAGCTGGCACCGACATCCAACTGAACGAACTCGGCTACTACGCCGTCACCCGGCATCCGGCGGATGCTCGGGTGGTGCTGCCCGAAGCCCGAGAGGCCGATGCGCTCGGCCTGGGTTCGTGCCATATCGGGGAACGCTTCACCGTGAAAGACCCCGCGGTGCTCAGCGGCGCCGTGGCGGGCTGCAGCTCCAGCTTGGGCATCGCCCCGTCGACCAACCACCACACGCGCCACCCCACCGTGACCGCAACCGTGGGATCGACCATGCACGCGCTGACCGAGGGCCGTTTCGCGATGGCGTTCGGCCGCGGCATGGCCGGGTACTGGCCGGCGATCGGCCTGCCGGTGGTGACCGCGGCTCGGCTACGCGACTTCTTTTCCATCTTGCGCCGGCTGTGGGCCGGCGAGACGATCTTCAATCACGACGGACCAGCCGGAAAGTGGCCGATGCTGCGCCACGCGAACGGCTTGGGCGAGGGGCCACCGATCGGTTTGGTCGCCGTCGGCCCCAAGACCATGGAACTCGCCGGCGAGATCGCCGATTTCGTTGTGCTACACACCTTCTTCTCCGACGACGCGACCGCGGCGTCGGTGGCGGCGGTGCGCCGCGGCGCCGAACGTGCGGGCCGTGACCCCGACAGCATCCGCATCTGGGCCTGCCTGGCCACGGTGTGCGACTCGCTGTCGCAGGACGACCAGCTGCGCCGCGGAGTCGGCCGCCTGGCGACCTATCTGCAGGCCTACCCTGACGTGCTGGTCTCCGCCAACGGCTGGGATCCGCAGGTGTGGGAGCGGATCCGGCAGTCCGACCTGTTCACCGACGCGGCTACCGCCGGGCCGATCGACGCCAGCGCCTCATACGAGACGCTGCAGCGGATCGCCGAGCTGATTCCCGCCGAATGGTTGGCAGCGGTGGCAGCCGGTTCGGCCCGCGACTGCGCGAGCACCATCGCCCGGCAGTTCGACCTGGGTGTGCACTCGGTGATCATGCACGGGGCCAGCCCCCACGAGCTCGCCCCCGTGGTGCAGGCCTACCGGGCCAACCGGCCGACGCTGCACCGGGCTGTCACGGCGAACCCGGGAAGATTCGCCTGA
- a CDS encoding oxygenase MpaB family protein codes for MVNDDWECARVSQDMSETCPAASETPIAAGCPVSSNGYDAIPLGPDSLTWKYFGQWTGLFQGTWAGSMQNMHPQLGAAVKEHSIFFIERIPRLMRSIYPIGGVVFDGYRAPQTGAEVRDYHIGIKGVDEQGRRYSALNPDVFYWAHATFFKSTLLAAEKFAGGLTEADKRQLFDEHVQWYRMYGMSMRPVPKSWEEFQEYWDHMCNNVLENNWAAREVMDLSTMPKHPSLEWIPDWLWALNLKVGQRFLTFMTVALYDPPVRELMGYTWSARQERLHGYVCKAITFVSKYGPKRALMHPRKRSALDRASGRLPVDAPLVQTPARNLPPVDYRNDPHFYCPKVD; via the coding sequence GTGGTCAACGATGACTGGGAGTGCGCGCGCGTGAGTCAAGACATGTCGGAAACCTGCCCCGCGGCCAGTGAAACGCCGATCGCCGCCGGTTGCCCGGTGAGCAGCAATGGCTACGACGCGATCCCGCTGGGCCCTGACTCGCTGACCTGGAAGTACTTCGGCCAATGGACCGGTTTGTTCCAGGGGACCTGGGCCGGGTCCATGCAGAACATGCACCCGCAGCTTGGTGCCGCCGTCAAAGAGCACTCGATCTTCTTCATCGAGCGCATCCCGCGGCTGATGCGGTCGATCTACCCGATCGGTGGCGTGGTGTTCGACGGCTACCGTGCGCCGCAGACCGGCGCCGAGGTCCGCGATTACCACATCGGCATCAAGGGGGTGGACGAGCAGGGGCGCCGCTACAGCGCGCTGAACCCCGACGTCTTCTACTGGGCGCACGCAACTTTCTTCAAGTCGACCCTGCTGGCCGCCGAGAAGTTCGCCGGCGGACTGACCGAGGCCGACAAGCGTCAGCTGTTCGACGAGCACGTGCAGTGGTACCGGATGTACGGCATGAGCATGCGCCCCGTGCCCAAGTCTTGGGAGGAGTTCCAAGAGTACTGGGATCACATGTGCAACAACGTCTTGGAGAACAACTGGGCCGCCCGTGAGGTCATGGACCTGTCGACCATGCCCAAACACCCGTCACTGGAATGGATTCCGGACTGGCTGTGGGCGCTGAACCTCAAGGTCGGCCAGCGCTTCCTGACGTTCATGACCGTGGCGCTGTATGACCCGCCGGTGCGCGAACTCATGGGCTACACCTGGTCTGCGCGCCAGGAGCGTCTGCACGGGTATGTCTGCAAGGCGATCACCTTCGTCTCCAAGTACGGCCCCAAGCGTGCCCTGATGCATCCGCGCAAGCGGTCGGCGCTGGACCGGGCCTCGGGCCGGCTTCCGGTGGACGCACCCCTGGTGCAGACCCCGGCACGCAACCTGCCGCCGGTGGACTACCGCAACGACCCGCACTTCTACTGCCCGAAGGTCGACTGA
- a CDS encoding GNAT family N-acetyltransferase: protein MSRLSYVWTPSGERRVMAYFAICPTDVVRSDDGVSGSMAAGYSRIPGYLIARLAIDTSLRGQRYGEQLLLDALGKAVAASEIGGGRLIVVDAIDDEAQSFYEHYRFIPVRT, encoded by the coding sequence ATGTCCAGGCTGTCCTACGTGTGGACGCCGTCCGGCGAACGCAGAGTCATGGCCTATTTCGCCATCTGCCCCACCGACGTGGTGCGCAGCGACGACGGCGTCTCGGGCTCCATGGCCGCCGGCTACTCCCGCATCCCCGGATACCTGATCGCTCGCCTGGCCATCGACACATCTCTGCGCGGTCAGAGGTATGGCGAGCAGTTGCTCCTGGACGCACTGGGCAAAGCCGTCGCCGCATCGGAGATCGGTGGTGGCCGACTCATCGTCGTTGATGCCATAGACGACGAAGCACAGTCCTTCTACGAGCACTACCGCTTCATTCCCGTCCGCACGTGA
- a CDS encoding type 1 glutamine amidotransferase domain-containing protein gives MTKRILNVVSNVAHYDDPAEPTGLWLSELTHAYQVFADAGYRQTIVSPKGGQSPLEPRSLKFPNFDKTAKAWKADNTKMALLAGTAAPGEINAVDYDAIYFTGGHAVMYDFPYSEGLQRITREIFENGGVVSSVCHGYCGLLNTTLSDGSLLVAGRKLTGFAWSEEVLARVNKLVPYNAEAEMKKRGAHYGKGLIPFASHVVVDGRLVTGQNPGSAKATAKKIVAVLGR, from the coding sequence ATGACCAAGCGCATCCTCAACGTCGTCTCCAACGTCGCCCACTACGACGACCCGGCCGAGCCGACTGGGTTGTGGCTCTCGGAGCTGACGCACGCCTATCAGGTCTTCGCCGACGCGGGCTACCGACAGACGATCGTCAGCCCAAAGGGCGGGCAATCGCCGCTGGAACCACGTTCGCTGAAATTCCCCAACTTCGATAAGACCGCCAAGGCGTGGAAGGCCGACAACACGAAGATGGCGCTGCTGGCCGGTACCGCCGCACCCGGGGAGATCAACGCTGTGGACTATGACGCGATCTACTTCACCGGTGGGCACGCCGTCATGTATGACTTCCCCTACAGCGAAGGCCTGCAACGCATCACCCGCGAGATCTTCGAGAACGGGGGAGTGGTGTCCTCGGTCTGCCACGGCTATTGCGGCCTGCTCAACACCACCCTCTCCGACGGCTCGCTTTTGGTCGCCGGGCGCAAGCTCACCGGATTCGCCTGGTCGGAAGAGGTACTGGCCCGCGTCAACAAGCTGGTGCCCTACAACGCCGAAGCGGAGATGAAGAAACGCGGCGCCCACTACGGCAAAGGCCTGATCCCGTTCGCCTCGCACGTCGTCGTCGACGGCCGGCTGGTCACCGGCCAGAATCCGGGATCGGCCAAGGCGACCGCCAAAAAGATCGTCGCCGTGCTGGGCAGATGA